One Bacteroidota bacterium DNA window includes the following coding sequences:
- a CDS encoding VCBS repeat-containing protein has translation MSTGSFLPRSLARRFLVSLALACCGWCPAAVAQRYLTTLGTVADLPAGPGAHAIVTGDYNGDGLTDIAIPGERQVSFQYQLAGGAGWKQGSLAVGKPIVAAASGRCNRDRLADLVLVTDDPPELLVYCSKPGERSTLAWRSGIPTLYGNVLLADVDNDGKQDLVLFGKRQLGMLVMRGRGDGSFRPGVTLLPESSIGALSIEDINKDGLNDMIAADWVANQLMIFTGFGTMHFSDPSVLQFTTEPRLFSTASLDSDRNRDLVVCFPEEERCALFLGDGLGEFHPFQNVALNSPPVRLGVADVNGDGKDDIGLLSAAERSLMIDLNNGERLSDSVVYAAGEFPTDFSFVRHGHTALTDAVVLDSAASRIRVFCNAMSGDSGVPKNMYALGLHPGSVLTADINHDGWEDIAVADSRSQNISLFLNDGRGGFGGQIPVRTTRGLSSIEYRPKNDSIAILLGAGSDTTTTSIIELNTRSYSSTAVSLPTQGAQTILSGRIDGGSGFLHLTVFEHERIQGGGEFIEYEQIGPARFIERSIPTHLGASIAGAAMCDCIRKGVPDIVALVYGERGERQLFYLLEGDSGESFRPPRLALTMQEVRQAGALLWATDVNRDGRTDLIVNFQEPDNLLGVSLGQRDSTFSAAYYLLKTPVRVASRENLKVLDFNRDGIPDLVVKNEVDRSIEVFPGLGDGTFDPGPHLVSTRGISGFALGDVNRDGTPELIILDSESCVMKILSLEEER, from the coding sequence ATGTCGACAGGATCCTTTCTCCCGCGTTCTCTCGCCCGGCGCTTCCTCGTCTCTCTCGCTCTCGCCTGCTGCGGCTGGTGCCCGGCTGCCGTCGCACAGCGCTACCTCACGACTCTCGGAACCGTCGCCGATCTTCCCGCCGGGCCCGGCGCGCATGCCATCGTCACCGGCGATTATAACGGAGACGGTTTGACCGACATCGCCATCCCCGGCGAGCGGCAGGTCTCCTTCCAGTATCAGCTGGCCGGAGGGGCCGGCTGGAAACAGGGTTCCCTCGCCGTGGGAAAACCGATCGTTGCCGCCGCTTCCGGTCGCTGCAACCGGGACCGGCTCGCAGACCTCGTGCTCGTGACGGATGATCCTCCCGAACTTCTTGTCTATTGTTCCAAACCGGGTGAACGCTCCACCCTCGCGTGGAGATCCGGGATCCCCACGCTCTACGGTAACGTCCTTCTCGCCGACGTGGACAACGACGGAAAGCAGGACCTCGTGCTCTTCGGCAAAAGGCAGCTCGGCATGCTTGTCATGCGGGGGAGGGGGGACGGCTCGTTCCGGCCGGGTGTGACCCTCCTGCCCGAATCCTCCATCGGGGCCCTTTCCATCGAAGACATCAACAAGGACGGTCTCAACGACATGATCGCGGCCGATTGGGTTGCAAACCAGCTGATGATTTTCACAGGGTTCGGAACGATGCATTTCAGCGACCCTTCCGTCCTTCAGTTCACGACCGAGCCCCGTTTGTTCTCCACCGCGAGCCTCGACTCGGATCGAAACAGAGACCTGGTCGTCTGTTTCCCGGAGGAAGAGCGTTGCGCGCTCTTTCTCGGCGACGGGCTGGGTGAGTTCCACCCGTTTCAGAACGTGGCTCTCAATAGCCCCCCGGTCAGGCTCGGCGTCGCGGATGTGAACGGGGACGGGAAAGACGATATCGGGTTGCTGAGCGCAGCCGAACGGAGCCTGATGATCGATCTGAATAACGGAGAACGCCTTTCGGATTCGGTCGTCTATGCCGCGGGAGAGTTCCCCACCGATTTTTCATTCGTGAGGCACGGGCACACGGCTCTGACGGATGCGGTCGTGCTCGATTCCGCGGCATCCCGTATCAGGGTGTTCTGCAATGCGATGAGCGGTGATTCCGGCGTACCGAAGAACATGTACGCGCTGGGGCTTCATCCGGGGAGCGTCCTGACTGCGGACATCAACCATGACGGCTGGGAAGATATCGCCGTCGCCGACAGCCGGTCTCAGAATATCTCCCTTTTCTTGAATGACGGCAGGGGCGGGTTCGGGGGTCAGATCCCGGTCCGGACGACGCGCGGCCTCAGCTCGATCGAATATCGCCCCAAGAATGACAGCATCGCGATCCTCCTCGGGGCAGGCTCGGACACGACGACGACGTCGATCATCGAGCTCAACACCCGGAGCTATTCCAGCACGGCCGTCAGCCTCCCCACGCAGGGAGCGCAGACCATACTCTCCGGCCGGATCGACGGCGGCAGCGGGTTCCTCCATCTGACGGTCTTCGAACACGAGAGGATCCAGGGAGGGGGCGAATTCATCGAGTATGAGCAAATCGGCCCTGCGCGATTCATCGAACGCTCGATCCCCACGCACCTGGGCGCTTCCATCGCCGGCGCGGCGATGTGCGATTGCATCCGGAAGGGCGTGCCCGACATCGTCGCCCTCGTCTATGGCGAACGGGGCGAGAGACAATTGTTCTACCTCCTCGAGGGAGATTCGGGAGAATCGTTTCGCCCTCCCCGCCTGGCGCTGACGATGCAAGAAGTCCGGCAGGCCGGCGCTCTGCTCTGGGCCACCGACGTCAACAGGGACGGCCGCACCGACCTGATCGTCAATTTTCAGGAGCCCGACAATCTCCTCGGGGTTTCACTCGGCCAAAGGGACTCGACATTCTCGGCCGCCTACTATCTCCTTAAGACGCCCGTTCGCGTGGCCTCGAGGGAGAACCTCAAGGTCCTCGATTTCAACCGCGACGGAATTCCGGACCTCGTCGTGAAGAATGAGGTCGACCGGTCGATCGAAGTGTTTCCGGGGCTTGGCGACGGGACTTTCGATCCCGGTCCGCATCTCGTCAGCACAAGAGGGATCTCCGGATTCGCCCTCGGCGACGTCAACCGGGACGGGACCCCGGAGCTTATTATTTTGGATTCCGAATCGTGCGTGATGAAGATTCTTTCCCTGGAGGAGGAACGGTGA